One Salipiger sp. CCB-MM3 genomic window carries:
- a CDS encoding RidA family protein has protein sequence MKSLTPDTIAAPFGHYSHGISAGPIAVTSGQLALRPDGSIPEGVEAQADYCFDALRAILAEDGLNFSDVLKVSAYVTRREDMKGYMAARDRACADLKVKPASTLMIVSGFTRPEFLVEIEAIALRSPSS, from the coding sequence ATGAAATCCCTGACCCCCGACACCATCGCCGCACCCTTCGGCCACTACTCGCACGGCATCTCTGCCGGGCCCATCGCCGTCACCTCGGGCCAGCTTGCGCTGCGCCCCGATGGCTCGATCCCCGAAGGCGTCGAGGCGCAGGCCGACTATTGTTTTGACGCGTTGCGCGCGATCCTCGCCGAAGACGGGCTGAATTTCTCGGATGTGCTTAAGGTCTCGGCCTATGTCACCCGGCGCGAAGACATGAAGGGCTATATGGCCGCCCGCGACCGCGCCTGTGCGGACCTGAAAGTGAAGCCTGCCTCGACTCTGATGATCGTCTCCGGCTTCACCCGTCCGGAATTCCTTGTCGAGATTGAGGCGATTGCTTTGCGCAGCCCTTCTTCTTAA
- a CDS encoding Hint domain-containing protein — translation MASYEISAFSVGDYYYLSEDGVAGAGVTPTWEQSQRVTVAVTDDEDYLSGGGAALDGSQQTATATDADGTVLATGKLYVSSVNIVYAPDGTAINVYELAIEGYGVVGYATDQPITPGVTYTYGGAGTLPAEGVAYSALDPQAYERDDANTMEGGNFSETLDGGAGDDSIEGGGGNDTIIYGEGADTVYGGDGNDYIDDISGSQYYGANELHGGAGDDLIYGGYGNDTIYGDAGNDTIYAEGDNDSIEGGAGDDYIDGGDGNDTIDAGSGSNTVYGGAGNDRIDDETGPILTGGNEFHGGDGDDTIFSGDSADTVYGDAGADQLNAEGGDDSIWGGSGNDTVTAGSGNDTVYGDADNDSISGGTGADELWGGTGDDSLQGNGGTDLIYGEDGADTLDGGLGSDTLWGGTGADTIWGADGNDYLLGEDGNDSMDGAAGDDLLWGGAGDDWLWGSTGSDRFYFTDTEDFDMVYGGEDSDDSDTDALDFSYATDPVSVTFDGWEFGSYEVGAAGSTGQFWEIEQVVGGSGSDTIDASASDADAELYGLAGDDSLTGGSGADSISGGDGSDTITGGEGDDTLTGGAGSDSFTLTTDGGADTITDFDMTLDGDNRTIDQLNTSGLLDDAGETVNTWDVVVSDDGSGNAVLTFPTGESVVLMGVSPASVTADQTLYAMGVPCLVAGTPIATPGGWTPVEDLQSGDLVMTESGAQPILWAGARSVTGDEIEADPMLAPVVIQPGALGNAAELRLSRQHCIAVTDPASGQPALARAGHLAQRRGSRLRLARGVRGVSYHHLLLPSHALLNAGGLLVESLWPGPTALRALGPKAQLELASVKPELAPAIWGLEPVSALYGPAVLPVLPGADMRSGDGPLLPLLPGPDYGLPRRAKA, via the coding sequence GTGGCAAGTTACGAAATCAGCGCCTTTTCAGTAGGCGACTATTATTACCTTTCCGAAGATGGTGTGGCTGGTGCCGGCGTCACGCCCACTTGGGAACAGAGCCAGCGGGTCACCGTCGCGGTCACCGACGATGAGGATTACCTCAGCGGTGGCGGCGCCGCGCTCGACGGCAGCCAGCAGACCGCCACGGCCACCGACGCCGACGGCACGGTCCTCGCCACGGGCAAGCTCTACGTCAGCAGCGTCAACATCGTCTACGCGCCCGATGGCACCGCCATCAACGTCTATGAGCTGGCGATCGAAGGCTACGGCGTTGTCGGCTATGCCACCGACCAGCCGATCACGCCCGGCGTCACCTACACCTACGGCGGCGCGGGCACGCTGCCCGCCGAGGGTGTCGCCTATAGCGCGCTGGATCCGCAAGCCTACGAGCGCGACGACGCCAACACCATGGAAGGCGGGAATTTTTCGGAAACCCTCGATGGCGGGGCGGGCGACGACTCCATCGAAGGCGGCGGCGGCAACGACACGATCATCTATGGCGAGGGCGCCGACACCGTCTACGGTGGGGATGGCAACGACTACATCGACGATATTTCCGGCTCGCAATATTACGGCGCGAACGAGTTGCACGGCGGCGCGGGCGACGACCTGATCTACGGCGGCTACGGCAACGACACCATCTACGGCGACGCCGGCAACGATACGATCTACGCCGAGGGCGACAACGACTCGATCGAGGGCGGCGCGGGCGACGACTATATCGATGGCGGCGACGGCAACGATACGATCGACGCGGGCAGTGGCTCGAACACCGTCTATGGCGGCGCGGGCAACGATCGTATCGACGACGAAACCGGCCCGATCCTGACCGGCGGCAACGAGTTCCACGGCGGCGACGGCGACGACACGATCTTCTCGGGCGACAGCGCGGACACGGTCTATGGCGACGCCGGGGCCGACCAGCTCAACGCCGAGGGCGGCGACGACAGCATCTGGGGCGGCAGCGGCAACGACACGGTCACCGCCGGGTCGGGCAATGACACGGTCTATGGCGACGCCGACAACGACAGCATCTCCGGCGGCACGGGTGCTGACGAGCTCTGGGGCGGGACCGGCGACGACTCGCTCCAAGGCAACGGCGGCACCGATCTTATCTACGGCGAAGATGGTGCCGACACACTCGATGGCGGCCTTGGCAGCGACACGCTCTGGGGTGGCACCGGGGCCGACACCATCTGGGGCGCGGACGGCAACGACTACCTGCTCGGCGAGGACGGCAACGACTCGATGGACGGCGCCGCTGGCGACGACCTGCTCTGGGGCGGCGCCGGCGACGACTGGCTGTGGGGCAGCACCGGCTCGGACCGTTTCTATTTCACCGACACCGAAGACTTCGACATGGTCTACGGCGGTGAGGACAGCGACGACAGCGATACAGACGCGCTCGACTTCAGCTATGCGACGGACCCGGTCTCGGTCACCTTCGACGGCTGGGAGTTCGGCAGCTACGAGGTGGGTGCCGCTGGCTCCACCGGCCAGTTCTGGGAAATCGAGCAGGTTGTCGGCGGGTCCGGCAGCGACACGATCGACGCCTCGGCCAGCGACGCCGACGCGGAGCTTTATGGTCTCGCGGGCGACGACAGCCTCACCGGTGGCAGCGGCGCGGATTCGATCAGCGGCGGAGATGGCAGCGACACGATCACCGGCGGCGAGGGCGATGACACGCTGACCGGCGGCGCGGGCAGCGACAGTTTCACCCTGACCACCGACGGCGGCGCCGACACGATCACCGACTTCGACATGACGCTGGACGGTGACAATCGCACCATCGACCAGCTCAACACCAGCGGGCTTCTCGACGACGCGGGCGAGACGGTCAACACATGGGATGTCGTGGTCAGCGACGACGGCTCGGGCAATGCCGTACTGACCTTCCCGACCGGCGAGAGCGTTGTGCTGATGGGGGTTTCCCCGGCAAGCGTCACCGCCGATCAGACGCTTTATGCCATGGGGGTGCCCTGTCTGGTGGCGGGCACACCGATTGCGACACCGGGCGGCTGGACCCCGGTCGAGGATCTGCAGTCCGGCGATCTGGTGATGACCGAAAGCGGCGCGCAACCGATCCTCTGGGCCGGGGCGCGCAGCGTGACCGGCGATGAGATCGAGGCCGACCCGATGCTTGCCCCGGTGGTGATCCAGCCCGGCGCGCTTGGCAATGCTGCCGAGCTGCGCCTGTCGCGCCAGCATTGCATCGCGGTCACCGACCCCGCCAGCGGCCAGCCCGCGCTGGCCCGCGCCGGGCATCTGGCGCAGCGCCGCGGCAGCCGCCTGCGGCTTGCGCGTGGGGTGCGCGGGGTCAGCTACCACCATCTGCTGCTGCCCAGCCACGCGCTGCTGAATGCAGGCGGTCTGCTGGTCGAAAGCCTCTGGCCCGGTCCCACGGCGCTGCGCGCGCTCGGCCCCAAGGCACAGCTTGAACTCGCCTCGGTCAAACCCGAGCTCGCGCCTGCCATCTGGGGCCTCGAGCCGGTGAGCGCCCTCTATGGTCCCGCCGTGCTGCCGGTGTTGCCCGGCGCCGATATGCGCAGCGGCGACGGCCCGCTGCTGCCGTTGCTGCCCGGGCCGGACTATGGCCTACCACGGCGCGCGAAGGCTTAA
- a CDS encoding aminotransferase class IV, which produces MDTHLDLQPAPPREDAQWPKGAAYLDGTFMPAAEARIPAGDWGYRRSDVTYDVVGVWDGCFFRLDDHIARFRASMTRLRMQPRESDAEIREILIETVRRSGLRSAYVSMDCLRGTPAPGAPRIPSSARPWLLCQALPWVWVASLEQQRKGVSLMIPEVRRIPAESFDPRVKNFHWGDLTDGLFEAEAAGADFPILLDGAGHVTEGPGFNVFCVVQGKVLSPRSGALEGITRRSVLELCEDLRLPFEVRDIPAEEFRGADEIFCATTAGGVWGARRIDGRALGNDAPGEITERLRTRFWRKRAEGWHATPVTA; this is translated from the coding sequence ATGGACACGCATCTCGACCTGCAGCCTGCACCGCCCCGCGAGGACGCGCAGTGGCCTAAGGGCGCCGCCTATCTCGACGGCACCTTCATGCCCGCTGCCGAGGCGCGGATCCCGGCGGGCGACTGGGGCTACCGGCGCTCGGATGTCACCTATGACGTGGTTGGGGTCTGGGATGGCTGCTTTTTCCGGCTCGACGATCATATCGCGCGGTTCCGGGCCTCGATGACCCGGCTGCGCATGCAGCCACGGGAGAGCGACGCTGAGATCCGCGAGATCCTGATCGAGACCGTGCGCCGCTCTGGCCTGCGATCGGCCTATGTGTCGATGGATTGCCTGCGCGGCACGCCCGCGCCCGGTGCGCCGCGCATTCCCTCGTCGGCGCGCCCGTGGCTGCTGTGTCAGGCGCTGCCATGGGTCTGGGTCGCCAGCCTTGAGCAACAGCGCAAGGGGGTCAGCCTGATGATCCCCGAGGTCCGGCGCATCCCGGCGGAGAGCTTCGATCCGCGGGTGAAGAATTTCCACTGGGGAGACCTGACCGACGGCCTGTTCGAGGCCGAAGCCGCGGGAGCCGATTTCCCGATCCTTCTCGACGGCGCGGGTCATGTGACCGAGGGGCCGGGGTTCAACGTCTTCTGCGTTGTCCAAGGCAAGGTGCTGAGCCCGCGCAGCGGCGCGCTCGAAGGGATCACCCGCCGCTCGGTGCTCGAGCTGTGCGAGGATCTGAGGCTGCCCTTCGAGGTGCGCGATATCCCCGCCGAGGAGTTCCGCGGCGCCGATGAGATCTTCTGCGCGACGACAGCGGGAGGGGTCTGGGGTGCGCGGCGCATAGACGGGCGCGCTCTTGGCAATGATGCGCCGGGCGAGATCACCGAGCGCCTGCGCACGCGCTTCTGGCGCAAGCGGGCCGAAGGCTGGCACGCAACTCCTGTCACAGCGTGA
- a CDS encoding GntR family transcriptional regulator has translation MSETRDLSTASGAGMKPIASGSLSARAYEAMRQGLIDGAFHPGQRLILQDLANHFGTSITPAREAAMRLVSEGGLELRSGRFLHVPGMDRDRYLEVRAMRIELEGLAARMAASACTAADLMELREIQDRYAASDAPGQAAEAALLNRRFHAGVYKLSRMPLLIGHIEQLWVAMGPMLNVFYDLSERRYFGAEVHEAVLAALAAGDGAAAELQIQTDIANGTSSFLQHFDQLSEGS, from the coding sequence ATGTCTGAGACGCGGGACCTCTCCACAGCCAGCGGGGCGGGTATGAAGCCCATTGCCTCGGGGAGCCTTTCGGCCCGCGCCTATGAGGCCATGCGGCAGGGGCTGATCGACGGCGCGTTTCACCCGGGCCAGCGCCTCATCCTGCAGGATCTGGCCAATCACTTCGGCACGTCGATCACTCCGGCCCGCGAGGCGGCGATGCGGCTGGTCAGCGAGGGCGGGCTGGAATTGCGCTCGGGGCGGTTCCTGCATGTGCCGGGGATGGATCGGGACCGCTACCTCGAAGTGCGCGCCATGCGCATCGAGCTTGAGGGGCTCGCCGCGCGTATGGCGGCAAGCGCCTGCACCGCCGCTGATCTGATGGAGTTGCGCGAAATACAGGACCGCTACGCCGCTTCGGATGCGCCCGGTCAGGCCGCCGAGGCGGCATTGCTCAACCGACGCTTCCATGCCGGTGTCTACAAGCTGTCGCGGATGCCGCTGCTCATCGGCCATATCGAGCAGCTGTGGGTGGCCATGGGGCCGATGCTGAACGTTTTCTACGACCTCTCGGAGCGGCGTTATTTCGGGGCCGAGGTGCATGAAGCCGTGCTGGCCGCATTGGCCGCGGGGGACGGCGCCGCCGCCGAGCTGCAGATCCAGACGGACATCGCCAATGGCACCTCCAGCTTCCTGCAGCATTTCGATCAGCTCAGCGAAGGCAGCTGA
- a CDS encoding aspartate aminotransferase family protein — MTDLATRRARTLGPAYRHFYDAPLYPVRGRGVELWDAEGRRYLDAYNNVPSVGHCHPRVTEALARQAEILNTHTRYMHEAVVTYGERLTGLFDPALSQVMFTCTGSEANDLALRLVRAVTGRSGIIVTSNAYHGVTLALAEMSPSLGAHNPLGAHVRTVAPPSGADGGTRFAADVRAAIASLEEAGIQAGALLFDTAFASDGLRLDQPGCIAGAVAEIRAAGGLWIADEVQAGLGRIGSHMWAYERHGVRPDIVTLGKPLGAGHPIAAMVTRPDLLAEFGKKTRYFNTFGGNPVSAAVGLAVLDVIEEEALMQNAAQTGARLLSGLRDLAARHPEAVADVRGTGLYAALELRGTPEAAGQGITWLTNEMRRRGILLGSCGAHSEALKIRPPLPFSSQNVEELVTALDAALSDDALLQTLGKSAQNV, encoded by the coding sequence ATGACCGATCTCGCCACCCGCCGCGCGCGCACGCTGGGGCCCGCCTACCGGCATTTCTATGACGCGCCGCTCTATCCGGTGCGGGGGCGGGGCGTCGAGCTTTGGGACGCCGAGGGGCGGCGCTATCTCGACGCCTACAACAACGTGCCATCCGTGGGCCATTGCCACCCGCGCGTGACCGAGGCGCTGGCACGGCAGGCAGAGATCCTCAACACCCACACGCGCTACATGCACGAGGCGGTGGTGACCTATGGCGAGCGGCTCACCGGGCTCTTCGATCCTGCGCTGTCGCAGGTCATGTTCACCTGCACCGGCAGCGAGGCAAACGATCTGGCGCTGCGTCTGGTGCGGGCGGTGACCGGGCGCAGCGGCATCATCGTGACCTCGAACGCCTATCACGGCGTGACGCTGGCGCTGGCCGAGATGTCGCCCTCGCTGGGGGCGCACAACCCGCTTGGCGCGCATGTGCGCACCGTCGCACCGCCGAGCGGCGCAGACGGGGGCACGCGCTTTGCCGCGGATGTGCGCGCGGCGATCGCCTCGCTCGAAGAGGCGGGCATTCAGGCGGGCGCTCTGCTGTTCGACACGGCGTTCGCGTCGGATGGGCTGCGGCTCGACCAGCCGGGCTGCATCGCCGGGGCGGTTGCCGAGATCAGGGCCGCGGGCGGGCTGTGGATCGCCGACGAAGTGCAGGCCGGGCTCGGCCGCATCGGCAGCCACATGTGGGCCTACGAGCGCCACGGCGTGCGGCCCGATATCGTCACGCTGGGCAAACCACTGGGCGCGGGGCATCCGATCGCCGCCATGGTCACCCGCCCCGATCTGCTGGCAGAATTTGGCAAGAAGACGCGGTATTTCAACACATTCGGCGGCAATCCCGTCTCTGCGGCGGTGGGTCTTGCGGTGCTCGACGTGATCGAGGAAGAGGCGCTGATGCAGAACGCAGCCCAAACTGGCGCGCGGCTGCTGAGCGGGCTGCGGGATCTGGCGGCCCGGCATCCCGAGGCTGTCGCCGACGTCCGCGGCACCGGGCTCTACGCGGCGCTCGAACTGCGCGGCACGCCCGAGGCGGCGGGGCAGGGGATCACGTGGCTGACCAATGAGATGCGCCGTCGCGGCATCCTTCTTGGCAGTTGCGGTGCCCATAGCGAGGCGCTGAAAATCCGTCCGCCGCTGCCGTTCTCGTCGCAGAACGTCGAGGAACTGGTGACCGCGCTGGATGCCGCCCTGTCCGACGATGCGCTTCTGCAGACGCTGGGCAAAAGCGCGCAGAATGTCTGA
- a CDS encoding phosphotransferase: protein MAIDALQTALFEFENPLLRAAAVGFSTPKPSLPLTQLAGILFEGWGLDGRLTDLGGERDSNTLVETEQGARYVLKVFSPEDGEDIRQLQHCAMRHLTQHSPVPTPALHPTLAGAQEHPVQHVGGTPLFAALIDMMTGTAPQPDGSEAQMRMIGRSIGALQSGLSGLRHPAARRVLLWDQMNVLRLRELSALIADADLRLRVQRAMDHLEGRMDALAALPSAIIHNDLSPSNMLVDPADPLRLTAIFDFGDLVEAPLINDIAIAASYFIRPAAPLAPQLACFVAGYEEHRRLGDDELAALPDALLSRLLLRLVIPLWRSTLFPANRAYLLRHFEAAQALAEPLLPPRSGPIHPPLRFSRSDLKGV, encoded by the coding sequence ATGGCGATCGACGCGCTGCAGACCGCTCTCTTTGAGTTTGAGAATCCGCTCCTGCGTGCGGCCGCTGTCGGATTCTCGACGCCGAAGCCCTCGCTCCCCCTCACACAGCTTGCGGGCATCCTCTTTGAGGGCTGGGGCCTCGACGGGCGGCTCACCGACCTTGGGGGAGAGCGGGACAGCAACACGTTGGTCGAGACAGAGCAGGGCGCGCGCTATGTGCTCAAGGTCTTCAGCCCCGAAGACGGCGAGGACATCCGGCAGCTGCAGCATTGCGCCATGCGGCATCTGACCCAGCACAGCCCGGTGCCGACCCCTGCGCTGCACCCGACCTTGGCGGGTGCGCAGGAACATCCGGTTCAGCATGTTGGAGGCACCCCGCTCTTTGCCGCGCTGATCGACATGATGACGGGCACCGCGCCGCAGCCGGATGGCAGCGAGGCGCAGATGCGGATGATCGGGCGCAGCATCGGGGCGCTGCAATCGGGTCTTTCAGGGCTGCGGCATCCGGCGGCGCGGCGCGTCCTGCTGTGGGACCAGATGAACGTGCTGAGGCTGCGCGAGCTTTCGGCGCTGATCGCGGATGCGGACCTGCGGCTGCGCGTGCAGCGAGCCATGGATCACCTCGAAGGCCGGATGGACGCGCTGGCGGCGCTGCCGAGCGCGATCATCCACAATGACCTGAGCCCAAGCAACATGCTGGTCGATCCCGCCGACCCGCTGCGGCTGACCGCGATCTTCGACTTCGGCGATCTGGTCGAGGCTCCGCTGATCAACGATATCGCCATTGCCGCCAGCTATTTCATCCGCCCCGCAGCGCCCTTGGCGCCGCAGCTTGCCTGCTTTGTCGCGGGCTATGAAGAGCACCGCCGCCTCGGCGATGACGAACTGGCGGCGCTGCCGGATGCGCTGCTGTCGCGGCTGCTGTTGCGGCTGGTCATCCCGCTGTGGCGCAGCACGCTTTTCCCGGCCAACCGTGCCTATCTTCTACGCCATTTCGAGGCGGCGCAGGCGCTGGCCGAGCCGCTGTTGCCGCCGCGATCCGGGCCGATCCATCCGCCGCTGCGCTTCTCCCGTTCCGATCTGAAAGGGGTCTGA
- a CDS encoding LysR family transcriptional regulator — protein sequence MPLQRRLLPDMKVLQTFELAARHGNFTRAGEELALTQSAVSRHVRELEEQIGKPLFERLRGRVVLTRAGSELLPEVQRLLRMAESTMRHATAGAQGESLLAVNAPPTFATRWLMPRLPEFLAAHPQLRMDVGTSTGVFDLDSRQCDLALHFGQPLWPGGQCRYLCSEIVLPVAGGALREVAITAPEDLLAQPRLHITPRATMWGDWFARQGMALPDAQGGHWFDEFALSIEAVKAGLGFALLPRYLIEAELARGELTVALDVPHGTDLAWYIVTPEGRADKAAAFSEWLLGQVSFRPLEG from the coding sequence GTGCCCCTGCAAAGACGCCTGCTTCCAGACATGAAGGTGCTGCAGACCTTCGAGCTTGCCGCGCGGCACGGCAATTTCACCCGCGCTGGCGAGGAACTGGCGCTGACCCAGAGCGCGGTGAGCCGCCATGTGCGCGAGCTAGAAGAGCAGATCGGCAAGCCGCTGTTCGAGCGGCTGCGGGGCCGGGTGGTGCTGACGCGGGCGGGCAGCGAATTGCTGCCAGAGGTGCAGCGGCTTTTGCGCATGGCCGAAAGCACCATGCGCCATGCCACCGCCGGGGCGCAGGGCGAGAGCCTGCTGGCGGTCAACGCCCCGCCGACCTTCGCGACGCGCTGGCTGATGCCGCGGCTGCCGGAGTTTCTGGCGGCGCATCCGCAGCTGCGCATGGACGTGGGCACCAGCACCGGTGTTTTCGACCTCGACAGCCGGCAATGTGATCTTGCGCTGCATTTCGGGCAACCGCTCTGGCCCGGCGGGCAATGTCGCTATCTCTGCAGCGAAATCGTCCTGCCGGTGGCTGGCGGGGCGCTGCGCGAGGTGGCGATCACGGCACCGGAGGATCTGCTGGCGCAGCCCCGGCTGCACATCACGCCGCGCGCCACCATGTGGGGCGATTGGTTCGCCCGGCAGGGCATGGCGCTGCCCGATGCCCAAGGCGGGCATTGGTTCGACGAATTCGCGCTGAGCATCGAGGCAGTGAAGGCCGGTCTGGGCTTTGCGCTGCTGCCGCGCTACCTGATCGAGGCAGAGCTTGCGCGCGGCGAGCTGACCGTGGCGCTCGATGTGCCGCATGGCACTGATCTGGCTTGGTATATCGTCACGCCTGAGGGGCGGGCCGACAAGGCCGCAGCGTTTTCCGAGTGGCTGCTCGGGCAGGTGTCGTTCCGGCCCTTGGAGGGGTGA
- the amaB gene encoding L-piperidine-6-carboxylate dehydrogenase, translating into MLSKPLPVLTAETLERCGVTAALDAADGLQIVSPVTGESVAQLAPQSAEDAAAAIDTARAAFRSWRMVPAPRRGELVRLFAEELRKSKDELARMVSIEAGKSPSEGLGEVQEMIDICDFAVGLSRQLYGLTIATERPGHRMMETWHPLGVVGIITAFNFPCAPWCWNAALALVCGDPVIWKPSEKTPLTALACQAVLDRAIARFGDAPEGLSQVLVGGPELGETLVESEKVALISATGSTRMGRIVGPKVAARFGKCILELGGNNAGIVCPSADMDMALRAIAFGAMGTAGQRCTTMRRLFVHESVYDQLVPALRRAYASVTVGNPLQTDALVGPLIDGAAFDGMQTALIEAADLGGTVHGGQREAVEGEAAYYVKPALVEMPAQTGPVLRETFAPILYVMKYSDFDEVLELHNDVGGGLSSSIFTTDLREMESFLSARGSDCGIANVNIGTSGAEIGGAFGGEKETGGGRESGSDAWRAYMRRATNTINYSSELPLAQGVVFDIE; encoded by the coding sequence ATGCTGAGCAAACCGCTTCCCGTCCTCACCGCCGAAACCCTTGAGCGCTGCGGCGTCACCGCCGCGCTGGATGCCGCAGATGGACTGCAGATCGTCTCTCCGGTGACCGGCGAGAGCGTCGCGCAGCTCGCGCCTCAGTCCGCCGAGGACGCCGCCGCCGCGATCGACACCGCGCGCGCCGCCTTCCGCAGCTGGCGCATGGTGCCCGCGCCGCGCCGGGGCGAGCTGGTGCGCCTCTTCGCCGAGGAACTGCGCAAATCAAAGGACGAGCTTGCCCGCATGGTCTCGATCGAGGCCGGCAAATCGCCCTCCGAAGGGCTTGGCGAGGTGCAGGAGATGATCGACATCTGCGATTTCGCCGTCGGCCTCTCCCGCCAGCTTTACGGGCTGACCATCGCCACCGAGCGCCCCGGCCACCGGATGATGGAAACATGGCACCCGCTGGGCGTGGTGGGCATCATCACCGCCTTCAACTTCCCCTGTGCGCCGTGGTGCTGGAACGCCGCGCTGGCGCTGGTCTGCGGCGATCCGGTGATCTGGAAACCCTCCGAGAAGACCCCGCTCACCGCGCTCGCCTGCCAAGCGGTGCTCGACCGCGCCATCGCCCGTTTCGGCGACGCCCCCGAAGGGCTGAGCCAAGTGCTGGTCGGCGGCCCCGAACTGGGCGAGACGCTGGTGGAGAGCGAGAAAGTCGCGCTGATCTCGGCCACCGGATCGACTCGCATGGGCCGCATCGTCGGCCCGAAAGTGGCGGCGCGTTTCGGCAAATGCATCCTCGAATTGGGCGGCAACAACGCCGGAATCGTCTGCCCCTCCGCCGATATGGATATGGCCCTGCGCGCCATCGCCTTCGGCGCCATGGGCACGGCGGGCCAGCGCTGCACCACCATGCGCCGCCTTTTCGTGCATGAGAGCGTCTACGATCAACTGGTGCCCGCGCTGCGCCGCGCCTATGCCAGCGTCACCGTCGGCAACCCGCTGCAGACCGACGCGCTGGTCGGCCCGCTGATCGACGGCGCCGCCTTCGACGGCATGCAGACGGCCCTGATAGAAGCGGCAGACCTCGGCGGCACCGTCCATGGCGGCCAACGCGAGGCGGTCGAGGGCGAGGCGGCTTATTACGTCAAACCCGCGCTGGTGGAGATGCCCGCGCAAACCGGCCCGGTGCTGCGCGAGACCTTCGCCCCGATCCTCTACGTGATGAAATACAGCGACTTCGACGAGGTGCTGGAACTGCACAACGACGTCGGCGGCGGGCTCAGCTCGTCGATCTTCACCACCGACCTGCGCGAGATGGAGAGCTTCCTGTCGGCGCGCGGTTCCGACTGCGGCATCGCGAATGTCAACATCGGCACCTCGGGGGCTGAAATCGGCGGAGCTTTCGGCGGTGAAAAAGAGACCGGCGGCGGACGCGAGAGCGGCTCTGACGCATGGCGCGCCTATATGCGGCGGGCGACCAACACCATCAACTACTCCAGCGAGCTGCCGCTGGCGCAGGGCGTGGTGTTCGACATCGAGTGA
- a CDS encoding NAD(P)/FAD-dependent oxidoreductase, whose amino-acid sequence MADFPRSNLWHASAQEQFSGAALAEDLSAELIIVGGGFTGCAAALEAARRGASVVLLEAHVIGHGGSGRNVGLVNAGLWLPPDQIIAQMGEAAGGRLIEELGQGPERVFALIDREDIACEATRAGTLHLAHAPSGVADLESRFRQGNRIGAPVQLLDAEETQRRSGSGEFHGALLDPRAGTVQPLSYCRGLARAAAAAGARIFEGAQVSEISRDGSGWQLRCNGHRLRGARLLIATNAYHEGLPAAYRPSFVTVSYSQFATAPLPEALREKVLPGGEGCWDTALVMSSFRIDRAGRLILGGMGDAEGPARALHGDWARRKLRRVFPELADIGFEHAWRGQIAMTRDHVPKIVRLGSSALSIFGYSGRGIAPGTVFGTAAAEALLEGSEAALPIAPVEGYSERFTRVMGGYYEAGAALTHALKPGLLG is encoded by the coding sequence ATGGCAGATTTTCCCCGCAGCAATCTTTGGCACGCCAGCGCGCAGGAGCAGTTTTCCGGCGCGGCTCTGGCGGAGGATTTGAGTGCCGAGCTGATCATCGTCGGCGGCGGCTTCACCGGCTGCGCGGCGGCGCTGGAGGCAGCGCGGCGCGGGGCCAGCGTGGTGCTGCTTGAGGCGCATGTGATCGGGCACGGCGGCTCGGGGCGCAACGTGGGGCTGGTGAACGCAGGCCTCTGGCTGCCGCCGGATCAGATCATCGCGCAGATGGGCGAAGCGGCGGGCGGGCGGCTGATCGAGGAGTTGGGGCAGGGGCCTGAACGGGTCTTTGCGCTGATCGACCGTGAGGACATCGCCTGCGAGGCGACGCGGGCCGGGACCCTGCATCTGGCACATGCGCCTTCCGGCGTGGCCGATCTGGAGAGCCGCTTCCGGCAGGGCAACCGCATCGGTGCGCCGGTGCAGCTGCTGGACGCCGAAGAGACGCAGCGGCGCAGCGGCTCGGGCGAATTTCACGGCGCGCTTCTCGACCCGCGGGCGGGCACGGTGCAGCCGCTGTCCTATTGCCGGGGGCTTGCCCGCGCGGCCGCGGCGGCTGGGGCGCGCATTTTCGAGGGTGCGCAGGTCAGCGAGATCAGCCGGGATGGTTCGGGCTGGCAGCTGCGCTGCAATGGCCACCGCCTGCGCGGCGCGCGGTTGCTGATTGCCACCAACGCCTATCATGAGGGGCTGCCCGCCGCCTATCGCCCCAGCTTCGTCACCGTCAGCTACAGCCAGTTTGCCACCGCGCCGCTGCCGGAGGCGCTGCGCGAGAAGGTGCTTCCGGGGGGCGAGGGGTGCTGGGATACGGCGCTGGTCATGTCCTCCTTCCGCATCGACCGCGCCGGGCGGCTGATCCTGGGCGGCATGGGAGACGCCGAGGGCCCGGCGCGCGCGCTGCATGGCGATTGGGCGCGGCGCAAGCTGCGCCGGGTGTTCCCCGAGCTTGCGGATATCGGCTTTGAACATGCGTGGCGGGGGCAGATCGCCATGACCCGCGACCATGTTCCGAAGATTGTGCGCCTTGGGTCGTCGGCGCTGTCGATCTTCGGCTATTCCGGGCGGGGGATCGCGCCGGGAACGGTCTTTGGCACCGCCGCCGCCGAGGCGCTTCTGGAAGGGTCTGAGGCGGCGCTGCCCATCGCGCCCGTCGAGGGCTATTCGGAGCGGTTCACCCGCGTCATGGGCGGCTATTACGAGGCGGGCGCGGCGCTGACCCATGCGCTGAAGCCGGGGCTTCTGGGGTAG